A window from Cryptomeria japonica chromosome 1, Sugi_1.0, whole genome shotgun sequence encodes these proteins:
- the LOC131026780 gene encoding uncharacterized protein LOC131026780, with the protein MVFWPLSKCLFVALVKEFNSILAEDYQSRVAIGFIVIEGMGCITSKKVLRTKSFQNFHQSFTPEAAMPKVEERLPAQNHEQFVAMTCNNYLSMQASVAATQETLQSSISKDNDGQSYCQSEECKPMEDESEESKPMEDESEECTVTEEDRPEIINTWELMEGLEDRDIDHTSEKPFDNGEQERALRTTESLKFMELKEYDTIIARRKASPWNRKSKMCLYHLGHMMPLEIDISSRENNHLVEANEGKLYSAEINLEKHQSTKQNSRKRNSHERVKFSDLGPISILSNDLGHMLSEIDIRNQENNHLVEANEGKLYLAEINLEKHQSTKQKSRKRNSHERVKFNDLGSISIPSTLNFSSVGSVKDWPNSGEHLYPAGVSTTSSGSYIRGDQSSTPRTVGSSEQFWIDKAEIEIHSSPAHEMNRKAMTIIDSGVSSYSTVCCNCSLSAIVRENWEDSLFDPELIASFEKELKQVSDEQELLCISIAV; encoded by the exons ATGGTCTTCTGGCCCTTGTCAAAATGCCTCTTTGTGGCGCTAGTGAA GGAATTTAACTCTATTCTGGCTGAGGATTACCAATCTAGAGTGGCAATTGGATTTATTGTTATAGAAGGAATGGGTTGCATAACATCTAAGAAAGTTTTGAGAACAAAAAGCTTCCAGAATTTTCATCAATCATTTACTCCAGAAGCAGCAATGCCTAAAGTAGAAGAGCGCCTTCCTGCACAGAACCATGAGCAGTTTGTGGCTATGACATGCAATAACTATCTTAGCATGCAAGCTTCTGTTGCAGCAACACAGGAGACTTTGCAGTCTTCCATCAGCAAAGATAATGATGGTCAATCTTATTGCC AGTCAGAAGAATGCAAGCCCATGGAGGACGAGTCAGAAGAAAGCAAACCCATGGAGGACGAGTCAGAAGAATGCACAGTTACAGAGGAGGACAGGCCAGAGATTATCAATACATGGGAGCTCATGGAAGGTCTGGAAGATAGAGACATTGATCATACTTCTGAGAAACCATTTGACAATGGTGAGCAGGAAAGAGCTTTAAGGACAACCGAAAGTTTGAAATTTATGGAATTGAAGGAATATGACACAATTATTGCGAGAAGAAAGGCTTCTCCGTGGAATAGGAAATCCAAAATGTGCCTCTATCATTTGGGTCACATGATGCCCTTAGAAATAGACATCAGTAGTCGGGAAAACAATCACCTTGTTGAGGCAAATGAAGGAAAGCTATATTCAGCAGAGATAAATTTAGAAAAACATCAATCTACAAAGCAGAATTCAAGGAAGAGAAATTCGCATGAAAGAGTTAAGTTTAGTGATCTTGGTCCCATCAGTATCCTATCTAATGATTTGGGTCACATGCTCTCAGAAATAGACATCAGGAATCAGGAAAACAATCACCTTGTTGAGGCAAATGAAGGAAAGCTATATTTAGCAGAGATAAATTTAGAAAAACATCAATCTACAAAGCAGAAATCAAGGAAGAGAAATTCGCATGAAAGAGTTAAGTTTAATGATCTTGGTTCCATCAGTATCCCATCTACTCTCAATTTTTCTTCAGTCGGAAGCGTGAAAGACTGGCCGAACAGTGGAGAACATCTCTATCCTGCAGGAGTAAGTACTACTAGTTCTGGCAGTTACATCCGTGGAGATCAAAGCTCAACTCCACGCACCGTTGGAAGCTCTGAGCAGTTTTGGATTGATAAAGCTGAAATCGAGATACATTCTTCCCCTGCCCATGAAATGAACAGAAAAGCAATGACCATCATAGACTCAGGTGTTTCTTCTTATTCCACCGTTTGTTGTAACTGTAGTCTTTCTGCCATCGTGAGGGAAAATTGGGAGGATTCTCTATTTGACCCAGAACTCATAGCCTCGTTTGAGAAGGAGCTTAAGCAGGTATCCGATGAGCAAGAATTATTATGCATCTCGATTGCCGTCTGA
- the LOC131858471 gene encoding uncharacterized protein LOC131858471: MNFDEASKGNPSASSIGCVVRDHNGFFIGKMARSIPPNTNNIAKFKALLLGLSECSSRGTKHLVVEGDSTIAINAVKTMRLPNWRLQALLERILKELSRFDDFSCKHVYREANSEANALSKIVADGTKLSWWAE, from the coding sequence ATGAACTTCGACGAGGCTTCAAAAGGAAACCCAAGTGCTTCTAGTATAGGATGTGTGGTGAGGGACCATAATGGATTCTTCATAGGAAAGATGGCTCGATCAATACCCCCGAATACCAACAATATAGCAAAATTCAAGGCCTTATTGCTAGGACTCTCAGAGTGCTCAAGTAGAGGGACTAAACATCTAGTTGTGGAGGGAGATTCAACTATAGCAATTAATGCAGTTAAAACCATGAGATTACCAAATTGGAGACTACAAGCTCTGTTGGAAAGGATTTTGAAGGAATTGTCCAGATTTGATGATTTCTCTTGCAAGCATGTCTATAGAGAAGCAAATTCAGAGGCAAATGCCCTCTCTAAGATTGTGGCAGATGGAACCAAATTGTCTTGGTGGGCGGAATAA